Proteins from a single region of Scleropages formosus chromosome 24, fSclFor1.1, whole genome shotgun sequence:
- the LOC108936418 gene encoding ADP-ribosylation factor-like protein 5A: MQVARDVCCCGRSGSGGSLTRSACDTHTAVCRCRSWLLRDPAMGILFTKLWRLFNHQEHKVIIVGLDNAGKTTILYQFSMNEVVHTSPTIGSNVEEIMVNSTHFLMWDIGGQESLRSSWNTYYTNTEFVIVVVDSTDRERISITREELYKMLAHEDLKKAGLLVFANKQDVKGCMSVAEISQSLQLTSIKDHQWHIQACCALTGEGLCQGLEWMMSRLRVR, encoded by the exons ATGCAG GTCGCGCGCgatgtgtgctgctgtgggcGCAGTGGCAGTGGCGGCTCGCTAACGCGCTCggcctgtgacacacacacagcagtgtgtcgGTGCCGGTCGTGGCTGCTGCGCGATCCTGCCATGGGAATCCTTTTCACTAAGCTGTGGAGGCTTTTCAACCATCAAG aacaCAAAGTCATCATTGTGGGTTTGGATAATGCAGGCAAGACCACCATATTATACCAGTT TTCCATGAACGAAGTTGTCCACACATCACCCACAATAGGCAGCAATGTCGAGGAGATCATGGTGAACAGTACCCACTTCCTCATGTGGGACATCGGGGGACAGGAGTCACTGAGATCCTCCTGGAACACCTATTATACCAATACCGAG TTTGTGATCGTGGTGGTGGACAGCACTGACAGAGAGAGGATCTCCATTACCAGAGAGGAGCTGTACAAAATGCTCGCACACGAG GACTTGAAGAAAGCAGGCTTGCTGGTATTCGCAAACAAGCAGGATGTGAAGGGCTGCATGTCAGTGGCAGAGATCTCCCAGAGCCTACAGCTCACCTCCATCAAGGATCACCAGTGGCACATCCAGGCCTGCTGCGCTCTCACTGGAGAGGG GCTGTGCCAAGGGCTCGAGTGGATGATGTCACGGCTGCGTGTCAGATGA